The following proteins are encoded in a genomic region of Triticum dicoccoides isolate Atlit2015 ecotype Zavitan chromosome 1B, WEW_v2.0, whole genome shotgun sequence:
- the LOC119337866 gene encoding uncharacterized protein LOC119337866 — protein sequence MRRWCCSSAGGLARRFLSSPIVVHARPPVPSLPFLRDHSHTHAPLPIMGSLFHSAAAAAIVRPPVMAMQLRHYAIKGRSRAPTTPTISKVKKYKMKAPSSMKFRFRTMKDGQIRRWRAGKRHNAHQKSKEAKRRLRKPALVHLAYAKVIKKLNFCG from the exons ATGCGGCGGTGGTGTTGCTCCTCCGCCGGCGGCCTCGCCCGCCGCTTCCTCTCCTCCCCCATCGTCGTCCATGCCCGCCCGCCCGTGCCCTCCCTCCCCTTCCTCCGCGACCACTCCCACACCCACGCGCCTCTCCCCATCATGGGCTCGCTGTTCCACTCGGCGGCAGCTGCTGCGATCGTCCGGCCTCCGGTGATGGCGATGCAGCTGCGCCACTACGCCATCAAGGGCAGGTCCCGCGCGCCGACCACGCCCACCATCTCCAAAGTCAAGAAATACAAGATGAAGGCCCCCTC GTCCATGAAGTTCCGCTTCAGAACGATGAAGGACGGCCAGATCCGCAGGTGGAGGGCCGGCAAGCGCCACAACGCACACCAAaag TCCAAGGAAGCAAAGAGAAGACTTCGGAAGCCTGCTTTAGTGCATTTAGCTTATGCCAAAGTTATAAAGAAGCTCAACTTCTGCGgctag
- the LOC119305744 gene encoding WRKY transcription factor 22-like: MCDLFWLSPGEQGDLSDVVRASLHPPHQLPTPATDEEEEYSSLLLEGGSGGGGLVVGHGHGDEQLGMVTMMMGGNTRPPSSDHQVISMLHSPTATTYTRPHPEPLAGMLRRPDIERGGMVVAPLPEIGDRLQHMSIVHHPRVPAAMKPRKSQSKKAVCIPAPTAAPGASGRHSTSGEVVPSDLWAWRKYGQKPIKGSPYPRGYYRCSSSKGCPARKQVERSRTDPNMLVITYTSDHNHPWPTQRNALAGSTRPSSSAAATAKIAASSSSSLAAAAARNSSNTNVDVDCARAHHQLKQESDLDLFADMDALNVFSPIDKIQENDSKHQLFDPFSSGFCDYI, from the exons ATGTGTGACCTGTTTTGGCTGTCGCCGGGCGAACAAGGAGATCTCTCTGATGTCGTCAGGGCAAGCCTGCACCCGCCTCATCAGCTGCCAACCCCGGCtaccgacgaggaggaggagtacaGCTCGCTGCTGCTGGAAGGAGGAAGCGGAGGAGGTGGCCTGGTTGTCGGCCATGGGCATGGTGATGAGCAGCTAGGAATGGTGACCATGATGATGGGCGGCAATACCAGGCCTCCTTCGTCCGATCATCAGGTGATCTCCATGCTGCATTCACCGACGGCGACGACATATACACGGCCGCATCCAGAGCCACTGGCTGGGATGCTTCGTCGGCCGGACATCGAGAGAGGTGGCATGGTGGTCGCGCCACTGCCGGAGATAGGCGACCGCCTGCAGCACATGTCGATCGTCCACCACCCTCGTGTACCTGCTGCGATGAAGCCAAG GAAGAGCCAGTCAAAGAAGGCGGTGTGCATTCCGGCACCGACGGCGGCGCCGGGAGCGAGCGGGCGGCATAGCACGAGCGGCGAGGTGGTGCCGTCAGACCTGTGGGCGTGGAGGAAGTACGGGCAGAAGCCCATCAAGGGGTCGCCGTACCCGAGGGGCTACTACCGCTGCAGCAGCTCCAAGGGGTGCCCGGCGAGGAAGCAGGTGGAGCGCAGCCGCACCGACCCCAACATGCTCGTCATCACCTACACCTCCGACCACAACCACCCGTGGCCGACCCAGCGCAACGCCCTCGCCGGATCAACccgcccctcctcctccgccgccgccaccgccaagatcgccgcctcctcttcctcttcattggCGGCCGCGGCAGCTCGTAATAGTAGCAACACCAACGTCGACGTCGACTGTGCTCGTGCTCACCATCAGCTGAAGCAAGAGAGCGACCTGGACCTGTTCGCGGACATGGACGCCCTCAACGTCTTCTCGCCCATCGACAAGATCCAGGAAAATGACAGCAAGCACCAGCTGTTTGATCCTTTCAGCTCCGGCTTCTGCGACTACATCTGA